A stretch of Candidatus Bathyarchaeota archaeon DNA encodes these proteins:
- a CDS encoding HEPN domain-containing protein produces MFDAKEFERWFLQARDTLESAYEDLNNKKYNWACFKAQQAAEYAVKGLIYGLGSIPIGHSVLRLLGRLRRRGVDVEGVMGYARVLDRHYIPTRYPNAHPEGPPYEYYDERTAREALEAAEKILGAIEMEGERRRGEASDTL; encoded by the coding sequence TTGTTCGACGCGAAGGAGTTCGAGAGGTGGTTCCTCCAGGCTAGGGATACCTTAGAGAGCGCGTATGAGGATCTGAATAATAAGAAGTATAATTGGGCTTGTTTCAAGGCTCAACAGGCCGCAGAATACGCTGTTAAGGGGCTCATTTATGGACTGGGCTCGATTCCTATAGGCCACTCCGTGCTGAGGCTTTTGGGAAGACTCAGGAGGAGGGGAGTAGACGTTGAGGGGGTTATGGGATATGCTAGGGTCCTGGATAGACATTATATTCCAACCAGGTATCCAAATGCCCATCCCGAGGGGCCGCCATATGAGTATTATGATGAGAGGACAGCTAGGGAGGCCTTGGAGGCCGCCGAGAAGATCTTAGGGGCAATTGAGATGGAGGGGGAGAGGAGGAGGGGTGAGGCCTCGGATACCCTATAG
- a CDS encoding nucleotidyltransferase domain-containing protein: protein MRPRIPYRRALIRYAARVRRRIGARAIILYGSTARGTFGAGSDIDLLVIAEGLPENFLERIRLLDDLRDSTAPIEVIGYTPEEFSRMIDKPHPTALSAIEDGIVLHDDGFFEEMRRRFSEIRERMRIVRLEDGWEIYREK from the coding sequence GTGAGGCCTCGGATACCCTATAGGAGGGCTCTCATTAGATATGCGGCTAGGGTTAGGAGGAGGATAGGGGCCAGGGCTATCATCCTCTACGGTTCAACGGCCAGGGGAACCTTCGGCGCAGGAAGTGATATAGACCTCCTGGTGATAGCGGAGGGGTTGCCTGAGAACTTCCTTGAGAGGATTAGGCTTCTAGATGATCTGAGAGATTCGACGGCCCCTATTGAGGTGATCGGATATACGCCTGAGGAGTTCAGTCGAATGATCGATAAGCCCCACCCCACAGCTCTCTCAGCCATAGAGGATGGTATAGTCCTCCACGACGATGGATTCTTCGAGGAGATGAGGAGACGATTCTCAGAGATCCGTGAGAGGATGAGGATCGTCAGGTTGGAGGATGGATGGGAGATATATAGGGAAAAATAG